Part of the Streptomyces sp. WMMC500 genome is shown below.
CGGCGATGGACGAGCGGCTGAACGACGTCGGGTACATCGTGCCGGGGCTCGGCGACGCCGGGGACCGGATGTACGGGACCGCCTAGCGGCGGGACCGCCTGGCGGCGGGACCGCCTGGCGGCGGGACCGCCTGGCGGCGGGACCGCTGGGGTGGGCCCACCGGGGTGGGCCCGCGGGGGCGGGCACGTGGGCCGGGCCGCCCGGCCCGCGCGTCTCAGTCGCACGCCTCCGGCTTCGTCACCGCAGGTGTCGCCAGCGCCTTCAGCGCCGCCTTCGCCTCCGCCGGCTCCGTCAGCCCGCGGAACTCGTCGCCGATGATCAGGTCGACCACCGCGCCCTCGCGCTCCACCGCCTTCGGCTCCGCCTGCGCCAGTTGCGTGCCCAGCACCTTCAGCTCGCCGTCCACCGTCCCCGGGGCGCCGAGCAGTATGCCGGCGCCGGTCACCCGCTTGTCGTACTCCGCGGGCGCGTTGGCCACCTTGCCGATCTTGAAGCCGCGCTTCTCCAGCTCGTCCGCGGTCTTCTGCGCGAGGCCGGATCTGGTGGTGGCGTTCAGCACGTTGACCTCGACCCGTGCGGGCGCGGGCAGCGCGGCCGGCTTCTCCTCCGGCTTCTTGCTCTCGCCGGACTTCGCGCCCGTGTCCCGCGCGCCGCAGTCCTCCGGTTGACGGGCCTGCACGGCCTTCTTCTCGTCGTCGTCGCCCTTGAAGACGTCGATGAGCTGCAGCGTGCCCCAGCCGACGACCGCGACCGCGAGCGCCGCACCGAGCAGGGCCAGCACCTTCCGGCGCCGACGGTTTCGCCGCATACGCGGATATTTGGTGCCCTTGATGCGGTACGGCCCGCCCATCTCGGGGGGCGTCAGCATGCTCATGGCGGCAGCGTAGTGGCCGGAAGGGCCCGTGCCTACTAGATGATCTACGGGGTGGACCGGGGTCCCCCCGAAAGAGTCAACGGACTGGTCAGTCCAGCTCAAGGACGCGCGCGTGCAGCACCTGGCGCTGCTGCAGCGCCGCCCGCACCGCGCGGTGCAGTCCGTCCTCCAGATAGAGGTCGCCCCGCCACTTCACGACGTGGGCGAAGAGGTCGCCGTAGAAGGTCGAGTCCTCGGCGAGCAGGGTCTCCAGATCCAGTTGCTGCTTCGTCGTCACCAACTGGTCGAGGCGTACCGGGCGTGGTGCGACGTCAGCCCACTGGCGGGTGGACTCCCGGCCGTGGTGGGGGTACGGCCTCCCGTTTCCGATGCGCTTGAAGATCACACGGAAAGCCTACCGGGGATGCGCCTCCGGGCGCAGCAGTGATGCACAGGAGCGCCAAGTCAGCGGCAAGCGCGAAGCAAGGCGGAGGCAAGGCGGGACCGGCAAAAGCAAGGGAGACCGGCACAGGCACGCGGGAGACGCGAAAGGGGCCCGGGCCGTCGCCGGCCCGGGCCCCTCCGCGTCCTTCGCTACGCCCTCAGGCGCTCACCGCTCCGCGTGGTCGTCGTGCGCACCGCCGCCGCTGCCCGCGTCGCCCTCGGTGGGCACGAAGGACACCGGCTCGCGCAGCGAGCTGACGTCGTGCGCGTACGCCCCGACCGCGTTGGCGATGACGTCGATGTTCGCGTCGAACGCCGGCATGCTGATGTTGTCCAGGTCGTCGCACGCCGCGTGGTAGCACGGGTCGTACGCCATGCCCGCCGTGCCGCCGAACTTCTCGGCCTGGGCCTCGGTCTTCGTCCCCTCCGCGCCCGTGAACGTGCCGCCGGACGGGATGCCGACCGCGATGAACGGGCCGTAGTCGGAGCGGCCGGTGAAGTCGGTGCCCTCGTGCGGCATGCCCCTGCGGTCCATGAAGTCGGTGATCTGCCGCTCCAACTGCGCCGAGCCCTCCGGGCCCGGGCCCTCGCCGACGCCGTCGGAGTCGTCGCCGTCGTAGACGAAGAGGCCGTAGTTCGGCGAGGCGACCATGTCGAAGTTCAGGTAGAGCTCGATGTCCCGCAACTGCCGCGGGGTCAGCCGGCTCACGTAGTCCGTGGAGCCGACGAGGCTCAGCTCCTCCGCCGACCAGAACGCGAAGCGCACCTGGTTGCGCGGCTTCTTCTCGGCCTTCGCCAGCTCCTTCGCGACCTCCAGCAGCGCCGCCGAGCCCGAGGCGTTGTCGTTGATGCCGGGGCCCTCGGGGACCGAGTCGAGATGCGCGCCGAGCATGACGGTGCGGTCCTCGGCGCCGCGCTTCGTCTCGGCGATGACGTTCCGCGTCGTGCGCGGCTCGACGATCATCTGGATGTCGACGTGGACGGTGACCTCGCCCTGCGCCAGCAGCGCGGTCAGCGCCTCGCCCTCGGCCTTGGAGATGCCGCCGGTGGGCACCTTGACGGCCTCGGCGTCGCCGAGGGTGCCGCTCAGCGAGCCCTCGGTGTTGTTGTAGATCACGGTGGCGACGGCGCCCGCGTCCGCGGCGTTCGCCTGCTTGACGGAGAAGTTGCAGCCGCCGCGCTGCACGAGCGCGACCTTGCCGGTGTAGTCGCCGCCCGCGAAGTCGCCCGGCTCACAGCCCGAGGTGCCGTCGGCGTCGACGGGCGCGGCGGCCAGCGGCGCGTCGAGGCCGCCCTCGGGGGTCGACTTCGAGAAGGTCATCGCGTGGATCTCGACGTCCCGCGCCTCGGGCGAGACGACCGCGAACTCGTCCTTCACCGTCTCGGAGTAGGTGAAGTCGAAGTAGTCGTACGAAACGTCGTAGCCGGCCTTCTTGAGCTGGTCGTAGACGTACGCGGCGGACGCCTCGTAGCCCGGCGAACCGGCCGCGCGGTGGCCGCCGTTGCGGTCGGCGAGCCGCTGGAACGCCTTGAGGTGCCTGTACGCGTCCGCGGCGCCGGACGTGCGCACCAGCTCCCGGGCGAGCTGCGCGCCGTCCCGCGCCGGGGACGCGGCACCCGCGGGCGCCGAGCCGGCCAGGAGCAGGGGGACGGCGAGGGCGGCCGCGCCCAGCGCAGCCGTGAGTCTTCGAGGGAACACAGGAGTCCTTCCGACGTCATAGGTGGGCGAACCTG
Proteins encoded:
- a CDS encoding type II toxin-antitoxin system VapB family antitoxin, whose product is MIFKRIGNGRPYPHHGRESTRQWADVAPRPVRLDQLVTTKQQLDLETLLAEDSTFYGDLFAHVVKWRGDLYLEDGLHRAVRAALQQRQVLHARVLELD
- a CDS encoding LytR C-terminal domain-containing protein, with protein sequence MLTPPEMGGPYRIKGTKYPRMRRNRRRRKVLALLGAALAVAVVGWGTLQLIDVFKGDDDEKKAVQARQPEDCGARDTGAKSGESKKPEEKPAALPAPARVEVNVLNATTRSGLAQKTADELEKRGFKIGKVANAPAEYDKRVTGAGILLGAPGTVDGELKVLGTQLAQAEPKAVEREGAVVDLIIGDEFRGLTEPAEAKAALKALATPAVTKPEACD
- a CDS encoding M28 family metallopeptidase, whose amino-acid sequence is MFPRRLTAALGAAALAVPLLLAGSAPAGAASPARDGAQLARELVRTSGAADAYRHLKAFQRLADRNGGHRAAGSPGYEASAAYVYDQLKKAGYDVSYDYFDFTYSETVKDEFAVVSPEARDVEIHAMTFSKSTPEGGLDAPLAAAPVDADGTSGCEPGDFAGGDYTGKVALVQRGGCNFSVKQANAADAGAVATVIYNNTEGSLSGTLGDAEAVKVPTGGISKAEGEALTALLAQGEVTVHVDIQMIVEPRTTRNVIAETKRGAEDRTVMLGAHLDSVPEGPGINDNASGSAALLEVAKELAKAEKKPRNQVRFAFWSAEELSLVGSTDYVSRLTPRQLRDIELYLNFDMVASPNYGLFVYDGDDSDGVGEGPGPEGSAQLERQITDFMDRRGMPHEGTDFTGRSDYGPFIAVGIPSGGTFTGAEGTKTEAQAEKFGGTAGMAYDPCYHAACDDLDNISMPAFDANIDVIANAVGAYAHDVSSLREPVSFVPTEGDAGSGGGAHDDHAER